AATCAATATTATTTTTTTGCATTAAATCCAAACTTCTTTGTAGTTCTAATGCTTCAAGTGTCGTGTTTTCTACACAATATGATTGATCATCAATTTTCATTTGAATCGTGCCCATTAAACCTGTGCGATGGGATTGGTCTCTTAAAATTTTTTCTATTAAATAAGTTGTAGTTGTTTTTCCATTTGTTCCAGTCACTCCGATAAGTTTCAGTTTATGACTTGGATATTGATAAAATGCTGAAGCAAATACAGCCATCGCATACCTGCTATCTTTTACAAGTATTATTGGAATATTCCATTCACCATCCTGTTGTACGACCAAGGCGGCAGCACCATTTTGAACAGCTTGTTCTGCAAATTCGTGACCATCCACTCGATGTCCAACAATACAAATAAATAAATCTCCTGACTTCACCTTTCTAGAATCAGTTTTAATGCCTGTAATCACTGTATCTGGATCTCCATGAAGATTAGAAAGTTTTAATAATGAGGCGAATTCTTTGAGTAACATGGCAAAACACCCCCAAAACTAAAGTATGGATAATACAGTAGCTTTAAGCACATTATTTACTATTATTTGATAAATAGACACGAATTGTGGAGCCTATTTCAACTCTTTCTCCAGCTTTAGGGGCTTGACTTACAACTACATTACCTTCCCCTGATTTTGTAAGCTGAAAGTTAGGGTTTAAACTTTGTATGATTTCAGTTGTAGTCATACCCACCAAATTGGGTACCTCTTTATATTTGACATCACCATATTTATATTCTTTCTCGATTTGATCCTCCCTAGGCTCTACTTTCATGTAACGCAACGTGTCTTCCATCATATTTTTAACAATTGGAGCGGCAACTACTCCCCCAAATTGTATACCTTTTGGGTTATCCACTGCAACATAAATAACGACTTTCGGATCATCAGCTGGTGCAAAACCAATAAAAGAAACAATATGTTCATTTGGAGAATACCTTCCGTTTATTACTTTCTGAGCTGTTCCTGTTTTACCACCTACACGATATCCATCGATATATGCGTTCCTTCCTGTTCCATTAGCTACAACACTTTCCAGTGCCTCGCGAACCTGCTTGGATGTTTCTGCTGATATGACTGTTCTTACAGCTTTGGGTTCAAATTCTTTTATTACTTCTCCAGTTTCAGGATGTATCCATCTTCCTGCAACTTGAGGTGTATATAATGTTCCTCCATTTATGGCTGCCGATACAGCTGCCACTTGTTGAATCGGTGTAACCGAAACCCCCTGACCAAATGAAGTTGTTGCAAGTTCAACTGGACCTACTCGATCCAAATTAAATAAGATCCCGTTTTCTTCCCCTCCAAGGTCAATGCCGGTTTTAGTTCCAAATCCGAAATTTTTAATATAATCATATAAGGTCTCCTTACCTAAACGCTGACCTAATATAACAAAGGCAGGGTTACAAGAGTTCTCTACTCCTTCTAAAAAAGTCTGACTACCATGTCCTCCATGTCTCCAACATCGTAAACGAGTACCCGCTACCTCTATACTGCCTGGGTCATGAAAAGTATCTTGCTTCAAATTCACTTTATTTTCTTCTAATGCCGCTGCCAACGTAATGATTTTGAAAGTAGAACCTGGCTCATATGTTTTCCAAATGGGTAAATTTCGATTATAAATACTAGATGCAAATTCAGCATAATTCCCTGGTTCATAATCTGGTTTTGTTGACATAGCCAGTATTTCACCAGATTGAGGATCCATCGCAATGGCTAATACACTATCTGGCTGATACTTTGTCATTGCCTGATCCAACTCACGTTCTAAGATCATTTGAATATTTTTATCTAACGTTAATTGTAAAGTTAGTCCATCTTTTGGAGCTGTATATTGTTCAGAAGCGTTGGGCATTAAATCACCTTTTGCGTCCGATAAAAAAGATATATTCCCCTTTGTTCCTGTTAAATACTTATCATAGGTTAACTCCACGCCTGTAAGACCTTGATTATCAATACCTGTGAAACCTAAAACATGTGATGCTAGATTATCGTAAGGATAATATCTTTCGTTGTCCTCTGCAATCACAATTCCTGGTAAATTTAACTTTCTTATTTCCTGTGCCTTTTCAACTGGTATTTTTCGACCACCAGGTTGTATCCTTACAATTAATTCTTTTTTTGTAATTAAACCATAAACTTTTTCTTCAGATATTTGCAAAATGCTTGCCAGCTGTTTTGCTGTGGACTTTGCATCATCAATTTGAACAGGAATAGCTAATACAGACGGGGAAGTAATATTATAAGCTAATTGCTCCCCATTACGATCTACAATTTCACCTCTTTTGGCTTCAAAAGGAATATTTCTTCTCCAAGTGTCTTCTGCTCTCTGAGAAAGTTCAGGTCCAGTCCATAATTGCACATAACCCAGCCTAATCCACAAGCTTAAAAAACCTATAACTCCTAACAACAGAGCAATAAATATTCTTTTTCTTAATGTTACATTAGAGATTTTCATGGTCTCCCCCTTATCCCAATCGTTGATTCCTATTTGATATCAAGGATATTCAACAAGGATTAGGGTTAGAACAAGCTTCAGCTACCTTCCGTATTTTGATCTGATGCAGAAGCATCATCATTTTCTTGTTCACTTTCCTCTGATTGTTCAAGCTTGGCTTGTGCTTGTTGTTCTAAAGTTTGCAGTTCTAATATAACTACTCTTTTGTTTCCATCATATTCCACTTCCTGATTAACAACATAAGCTGATCCATTCACTTCACATTCAACTTCTAATAATGGACAAATTTGTAAAACATCTCGTAAGGATTTGTTTGTTAAATCAGGCACAGATATTTTTTCTGGTGACTCAGTTAGAAGATACCCACTTTGACCAAATACCATTTCAGAACCCACCGTAGGAAATTGCTCAATCACATGAGTACCATTTCCTAACACCTCATAAGAAAGTCCATTTTTTGAGAATTCATTTTCAGCAGCCAAAACAGTAAGATCTACGACATTCGGTGTTTCTATCATTATTTCTTCCTGAGTAAATCCTTCATCTGATTTTGTGGCAACGCCTAAATGCCTTAAACTGTTCAGCATGATTTCTTTAAAAACAGGAGCTACCACCGAACTACCCAGCTTATAATTCCCACCAATATCTGGCTGATCTGCCACTACAATTAATGCAATTTTTGGATCTTCAACAGGAGCAAAGCCTATAAAAGAGTTTAGCCATACATCATTTGCATATTTACCATCAATTACCACATTTGCTGTCCCTGTTTTACCTGCCGCTCGATACCCGTCCATATAGGCTAATCTACCTGTTCCAATCGATTGATCAGAGATCACCTGCTCTAAATATAATGCTACCTCTTTAGCCGTTTCTTCCGAAATTACTTGACGGGCAACTTCAGGGGAAAAACTTTCGATAACATCACCCGTGTCGGTATCAATAATTTCTTTTACAATTTGCGGTTTTAACAACTTCCCACCATTTGCAATTGCAGAAATTGCTGCAATTTGTTGTATTGTCGTCACCGTGATCCCTTGTCCATATGTCGCAGTAGCAACTTCAGCATCCCACTGAAGGCTTATTTTCCCCGAAGCTTCGCCTGGGAGTTCTATTCCTGTTGGTTGACCAAAGCCAAAATCGTTCATATATTGTTCTAAAGTCTCTTTACCTAATTGCTCGTATCCAAGTTTGACAAATGCAACATTACTAGAACGCTTCAAACCTTCTAAATAAGAAATAATACCCCAACCAGCACCATTATTATGATCCTTCAACCTCCCACCTGGTACTTGAATAGAACCAGATTGATACGTTGCATCTGGATTAAACAAACCTTCTTCTACAGCCGCTGCTAGAGTCACAATTTTAAAGGTTGAACCTGGTTCATATTGGGAACGCACAGCATGATTCTTAAAATCATCTTGTGAATCAAAATCCCAATATTCATTCGGGTTATAATTTGGAAGGTTTGCCATGCCTAGAATCTCCATTGTATGAGGATCAACTGCGATTGCAGTTATACTTTTCGGTTTATATTGTTCATAAGCCGTTTCAATCGCTTGTTCAACAAACAATTGTATGTTTTCGTCAATGGTAAGTTTCAAAGATTTCCCATTTTCTGGAGGTGTATAAGCTACCTTACTATCTGGTATCTCGTAAGATTTAGAGTCACTCTGATAGCTTCGGTAACCTGGTGTTCCATTTAATAATTCTTCAAAATAAGCCTCGAGACCTGATCGGACTTCCCCATCTTTCCTAACATAACCTAATACATGTGAAGCTAAGTCATTAGCAGGATAAGTACGTTTTACTTCTGGAATCAAATATACACTACCCTCTAATTCCTTCTCACTTATCACCGTTCTGATTTGTTCAGCAGTTTTGGCATCAATTTTCCAACCCTCATTACGAATCTCTCTTTGTCCATAAAAGGTGCCATCTTCTTTTTGTTTCGTAACAATATCATGTAATTTCTCCTGTTTAATAAGACCATCCATATTTAACAAAGGTGCCAAAGCATCCATAACATCAAAAACCATATCATTTTCATTGATAGTACGTGGACTTACAGCTACCGTATACGCTTCTGCATCTTGTGCTAATACTTCACCGTTGCGATCATAAATAAAACCTCTTTGAGCAGGAATCTCTTGGTTTTTTTCCCAAGAATCCTGTGCCTTTTGTAAAAGAGCAGGGGATTGTATAATCTGAAGCCAATAAACCTGATATAAGAGTCCAAAAAAAAGAAGGGTAAATACCCCACCAAAAAGCAACGAGCGAACTTTGGATTTTTTATTCATCATTTTCAACTCCATTAATCTTTAAATGCGATATCTTCAGTTGTTTCAGAATTATTTGTTGTGGGAGAAATTTGAAGTACATTTGCTTCATCCGTTAATGCAAAGTTTAATGATTCAGCATATTCAATTAATCTCTTAGGATCTTCCATCTTTCTTACTTCAAGTTTTAAATTTTTATTTTCCTTTTCCATTTTCTGTATATCAATAGAGATTTGCTGCATTTTCGTATTCGATTCATAAATTTGTGCGTTTTTAAATATAACAAACCCAGCAATGACAACACACATGATAATCGCAACTAAATAAAGCAGCTTCTCAGGTGCAGAAATCGTCTTTTTCCGATTCACTGTAATTTGCGTCTTTTTTCGATAAACATTTCTATTTACATTTTCCTTTACCGCTAAATTCCCCTGAACTCGAAATGCCATAAAACTCCCTCCTTTTTCATAGAAAAACTATAACTTTTCCGCTACTCTCAATTTTGCTGACCTAGCTCTTCGATTTATTTCTAACTCTTGCTCACTCGGTAACATTGGTCTCTTTTGAACTAATTTGATTGTTGCTTTATTTTCACAAACACAAATTGGAAAATCTGGTGGACATGTACACTTAGGTATATAATGTGAAAATATTTTTTTGCACATTCGATCTTCTAAGGAATGAAAAGTGATCACAGAAGCCCTTCCTTCTGGAGCCAAACACTCTATCGTTTGATGAAGTGCTGTTTCAAAAGCACCTAATTCATCATTTACAGCTATACGTATAGCTTGAAAGCTTCTTTTGGCTGGATGCGGACCTACTCTTCTTGTTGCTGCAGGTATGGCTTCCTTAATAACTTCAGCAAGTTCTTTAGTTGAATGGATAGGAGTCTCTGTTCTTGTTTGTACAATTTTTTTTGCAATTCTTTTAGAGAATTTCTCCTCGCCATATTCAAATAGTATTTGAATCAACTGTTGTTCGGACCATTCATTTACAACTTCAAAAGCTGTCAGTGGACTGGTTTGATCCATCCTCATATCTAATTCAGCCTCATGATTATAGCTAAAACCCCGTTCGGCTTCATCTAATTGTGGTGAAGAGACACCTAGATCAAATAAGATACCATTCACTTGTGGCTTTCCTTCTTTTTTCGGAATATCTAGTTCACTTAAAGCTTGTTTAAGATTGCGAAAATTACTCTTAATGAAAATGACTCTATCCAAATAAGGATGGAGTTTATCCTTTGCATGATGTATTGCTGAGTCATCTTGATCGAATGCGATTAATAAACCTTTTGAACTCAATTTGGAAGCTATCAATGAACTATGTCCGGCTCCTCCTAACGTACAATCTACATATATTCCATCAGGATGAATATTTAATGCCTTTACAGCCTCTTCTTTTAATACAGTGATGTGATGAAACAACTTACGATCCCTCCAAAGATGATAATTTCTACATATCGAAATCTAGGTCGACTAATTTTTCAGCAATTTCATTAAAAGAACTTTCAGATTGTTGGAAATATCCTTCCCAAACTTCTTTGTTCCAAATTTCAATTCGATTAGAAACTCCAATGAAGATCGATTCCTTTTCTAATTTCGCATGTGATTTTAAGTTATTCGGTATATTTACCCTTCCCTGTTTGTCTAGCTCACATTCTGTTGCCCCAGAAAAGAAAAACCGTGTAAATGCTCTTGCATCAGATTTCATAAGGGGCAGCGCTTTTAGCTTTTTTTCTAAAACTCCCCATTCTTCAGACGGGTAGATAAATAAACATTGGTCTAGTCCACGGGTCATGATAAAGGTTGATCCAAGGGCATCACGAAATTTAGAAGGTACAATGACTCTACCTTTTTCATCTATGTTATGTTGATATTCACCCATGAACATACGATCTTACCCCTCTCTCACCCCTATGTACCACTTTACACCACTTTCTACCACTATGACTAGCTAATTTCTACAAAAATAAAAAAAATCCTGCTTTTTACAGGATTTTTTTAAAAAATAGTTCTATAGTCCGATGATATCGGGTTATTTTTTTAGTGTGCTGACCAGCTATCCAAATAACTTCTTTGCTCCTCAGACAATGTATCAATATTTATTCCCAATGATTCTAACTTAATTCTAGCTACCTGCTCATCTAGTTCATAAGGTACACTTTCTACTTTATTTCCAATGTTTTTGTATTGTTCATTTACATATTTCAGGGACATCGCTTGAAGTGCAAACGTCATATCCATAATTTCAGCAGGATGTCCATCACCCGCAGCGAGGTTAACTAATCTACCTTCAGCAAGTAAATAAATTTTACGACCATCTTTCAATTGATACTCCTCTATATTATTTCTAACCGTTCTTACAGAAGAAGATTGTTCTATTAATTCAGGTTTATTAACTTCTATGTCAAAATGGCCAGCGTTTGAAAGAATGGCTCCATCCTTCATCACCTTGTAATGCTGACCACGAATAACATCTTTATTCCCTGTAACAGTAACAAAGAAGTCCCCTACTTTTGCTGCATTGTCCATAGACATCACTTCAAAACCATCCATGTAAGCTTCAACTGCTTTAATTGCATCTATTTCTGTAACCACTACATTAGCTCCGAGTCCTTTTGCTCTCATTGCGACCCCTCGACCACACCAACCATAACCTACAACAACAACTGTTTTACCTGCAACAACAAGATTAGTCGTTCGATTTATACCGTCCCATACAGATTGACCAGTTCCGTAGCGATTATCAAATAAATATTTACAAAAAGCATCATTAACCGCAACAACTGGGAACTTTAATTCCCCTTCTTTTTCCATTGCTTTTAATCTTAAAATTCCGGTTGTTGTTTCTTCTGCGCCGCCTCTAACATTTAATAATAAGTCCTGTCTTTCAGAATGAAGAATTGAAACTAAATCCCCACCATCATCAATAATTAGATCAGGTTTTATTTCTAAAGCTTTAACCATTAATTCTTTGTATTCAACAGGATCAGGATTATATTTTGCAAATACTGTAATACCATCCTCTACTAATGCTGCGCAAACATCATCTTGCGTTGACAATGGATTACTTCCAGTAATAGTAACCTCAGCACCACCTGCTTTAACTACCTTCGCCAAATAGGCTGTTTTCGCCTCTAAATGCAGTGAGATTGCAACCTTCAAACCTTTAAATGGTTGTTCCTTTTCAAATTGCTCGCGAATATGATTTAGTACAGGCATATGTGCCTTTACCCAATCAATTTTCAAATGACCTTGTGGTGCTAATGTTATATCTGTTATCACACTTTTTTCTACTGTGTTCAATATCATTTCCTCCCTTTATGATTATGGTAAATAAATAATTGAATGTAAATTATCATTATCTATTGGTTCATCTATTAATTGCTGAATCCAATCAAAACCGTATTTATTTAAATAGGTAATAACATTATATACTCTTTCTTGCGGTTTTTCTAATGGTTTAATCGATAATTGTATTCGGTCTAATTGACGAATCGAAGATTCATGTTGTGATTGAAAAGCATTTAAGGAGCGCTTTTCTAAAAAACTTATCTGTTCTATAATTTTTTGTTTATTTGTAAGACCAAGCTTTACCATTCCTGGGTTGATATTTTCTATAGTTGATAACACGGGTTCATATAGTTCCTTAAAGCTCTTCTTCACATCTGAAAATTGTTGTTCAATATTTAATTCATCCTGCTCTAATAACCAGTTTTTCTTTTTATCTTCAAAATATTTTAGTACATCCTTCATTGATAAATCATATTTCCTCATATGCTTGTCAATCGTACTTTCTAATATCGTATATTCAAACCGAGGTTGTATGATTGGCAGCTTCATATCAAATAAATGAAAGACATCTTTTAGCAATCCCCAGTAAGCAATTTCACTCGGACCTAATACTGTGCTCCATACTGGAAATAAATATTCCTGCATAATAGGGCGGGTAAATACGTTATTGCTGAACCGTTCTGGATGTTGATTTAATAATAGAATTAATTCTTCTTCAGTAAAAGTAACTATATTTTGCTTATCAGCATATTCGCCTTGATCAGTTCTATGCAATAACAACCTTTCTCTCTCATGGATGTAAAAAAGATTAGATTGGTTTTCATGAATATCAGCCTGAGGAGAATATGCAAGGGATTCTACTCGCTTTTTCCCGTAAATTATACTTTCGTTAAAAACAGCATTTTGCTCAATGAGCTTTTTAAACATTGGTATTTCTAATTGGCGTAATTGTTCATCATTTGAATCAAGTAGAATTAAACCTGATGTACCAAATAACCAAACCATCATTTTTGCAAAAACTTCAACTAGGGTATCAGAATGTTCTACTATAGAATTTAATCGATCTAAAATCTCCGCTTTAAACTCTGTTTCAATTAAATCTTCACTTATTGATTCTAATACTTGCTTCCAATCATCAAGATGGATTTTCAATTCACTAATCGTTGATTTTGTGCCTTCTTCTGCAGGTATCACTTTTATTTTCTTAATTTTTAAATTGGAAGACAACGATTGAATGTGATTCACCTCATCAAAATCATGGTCTTCTCCAGCAATCCAAAAAACAGGTACTACCTTTCTATTCAGTTGTCTGGATGCTTCACGAGCTTGTTTAATGATCGTTATGATTTTATAAATGGTAAGTAAGGGACCAGAAAACAACCCTGCTTGCTGACCGCCTACAACAACAAGCGTCTCACTCTCTTTTAAAGCTTCAATATTTTGTAGTGCTAATTCCGAGTTTCCTATTTTTTGATTAAAATAATTTAAACACGCCGAGAGATCATTTCGATCTGCTTTTAAATGAGAATTAGTCTCTAACCAATTCAATCGATCTGATATTGAGTTTCTATCCAAGGGATTAAAATCATACAGGCCATTCACACGTTCATAATGATGTAAATAATCATTTGCTAATGGTTGGTTAGCCTCTATGTAAAAGGGTTCAGTTTTCATGAACTGACCTCCAATATTTTAAAATGTATGTGTTTAAAACCAACTTTGATTTTACACGTATTATTAAATGTCTTCAAGTAAAAAAAATAAAAAAGTAATATACTAGCAAAAACTCACTAAGTAAAAATAAAATTATATATTGCAAAAACATTCACTCAAATTTATAATAAGGTCATACCATTAGATTTTTAGACAATATAACATTTAGATTTTTAAACGTTAAATCATTAAAGAAAAGGAGAGTGAGGTTTTACCACTATAAGTAAATTGTTGAATATATGATTAGCCTAATGATCTTCCTCATTTAACTCGACATAAGATTAATATCTTTATTACTTCGTTATTTATAGATCTACTAACATAAGAATATAACTTTTATATTATATCTACCCCTACATATTCTAATCCAATATATTTCAAATCATTTATAGGCTACTTGTAATTGTATATTTCAATCTAACTAGTTCTATAAATTTGTTTTTTAATATCATATTTCGACAATCTAATTTTCACAGCTTTTAATATGTACCTTCCATATAATGTAAGCGTTTACTTGTCTATGTCTAATCGGTAATAATCTATTTATTAAATGGAGGTATTACATGAATTCATTCAAGAAATTATTTAGCAATACATTTATTTTATTCTTAGCCTTATGTTTATTAATCCCTAGTGTAAACAGTTTTGCTGCAGAAGAAAAAAAAGTTGTTAAAATTTTAGCCATAACAACCTTTTCTGACCTAGAAAGAATGAGTAATGCACAATTGATCGATTTTATCATTAATGATATTCAAAACACAGCCGAAGATATTACTGATTTTAGAGCAGCTGGTGCTGATGCTATTAGTTTTTATTCTGATCGAAGCCGACATCAAGCGTTATATGATGCAATTATAGATCAATCTTATATTTGGACATCATCTAACGATGCTGGTCTAGTTGCATTATTAGATGTTTACAGTCAAGGATTTGGAACAGCTTATGCCTCAAATGATCCCTCACTAGATTATATTTTAGATTTAAGCTACGCAACTGATATGGCTAGCTTAGTATCTGCAGTACTAAATAATACAAATGTAAGACTCGGTGAATCAGAAGGAGATCATAGGTTAATTACGGAAATAAGATACTCAACTGAGTACGCAAACCCTACTGCAGATTTTCTTTATGATATAGGAGATTTATATAGAGACTATATGAATAATGTTGATTACTACACCGATCTTGCAGTGATATATTCTGATGAAGAAGCATTATTAGAAGAAAGTCAAGAATTATTTCTTGATTTAATCGATGGCATAAATCAATCAGTATCCTATTTTCAACCTGGCGAGAGCAACGCTATGGACTATATGTTAGATCAAATTTCAAGTTATTTGTTTAATACTAATGATCACTGGCAGTTCGCTTATTTAACTCGAACTTTACTCTGGTATTTAGAAGATGTTAACTGGCTGTTTGGGAATCACCAAGATAATAACTATGGTCATCAAACTATTACAGATGCTCGCAACGCTCAAAGTCAATGGTCTTGGAAACGATACTATTTAGAATACTTCCTACATGATGTGTACGGTCAAGATGTTTATGGTAACAGAGTTAATGATCCTACTCCTGATTTTATGAACCGATTCCTTCCAGAAGAGTATGTTTTTGATAATGGGGAAATCACTATCCTCGCTGGTGGTGATATTTCACAGGAAAAAATCAAAAGAAGTTATTGGGCTATAAAAGAAGTGCAGTCTCAGTTCTTCCGTTTAGCTGGTACGGTTTCTCCAGTTGACGGAGTTGGCAATCCAGATGATAGTTTAACAGCAGTAGTCTTTAATAACAGACATGAATATCAAGCTAATTGGTTCTTTACACATTCAACTGATGGTTATAATTCAAGAGTTGGCTCTGGTGGTATTTATTATGATTTTGCTGGTAGATTTAACTCATATGACAGAGTTGTACCAACAGATAGCGCTTTAGAGTTTGAAGAACTATTCAGACATGAATTTACACATTATTTAGTTGGTAAGTACCTTGTTCCTGGACTAAATGGTGAAACCCCATTAACTGACTACGATAATGATTATTTTACATGGTTCAGTGAAGGTATAGCAGAGCATTTAGCTGGATCAACTAGAATAGCTGTTGAGGGTCGAGAAACACAGTTTGCAGAGATTGAAAACCCACCATTAGGCAGATTTTTCACTGTAGATGAAATCCTTCATCCTGATTTCGAAGTAGCAGACTTTTTTGATTATTATGATTACTATTACGCCTTTTTCGACTTTTTAACTAAATTTAACAACGGAGAATATCTATATGTGTTAAACGATTTGATAGATATCATCACTGCAAATGTGAATGAAAATACAAGAGTACAAAATTTCTTGAATTATGTTGATGATCTCTCTAATAACACCACATTCAATAGAGATTTTCAAAATCATTTGGACGATATACTAGCAGCTTACCAACAAGGAGAATATAGAACGGTACTCGTACCAGACGATTATTTAGAAAACCATGTAGAACGCTCCTTAGAAACGATACAAAATGACATTACAAATATTAACGGATTAAACTTATCTAACGTTACTATCTCTACAGACAATTCATCTCGTTTCTTTGAAACATTCACTTTAACAGGAACTTATCGTGGTAATGGTTCAAATGGTCAATCAGATGATGTCAACGAAATGAATACAATCATCAATAATGCTTTAATCCAATTAGAAAACAGTAATTTATGGAGTGGATACAGTACTGTTACAGCATACTTCGTAGATCATAGTACTGTTGGCGGAGATTATGAGTTTGATGTTGTCTTCCATGGTTTATATACCGGGGAAGGTACACCTCCTGATAATATTCCACCTGTAGCGAATGCTACTGCTACTCCTACAACTGTTGATGTAGATCAATTGGTTTCATTCAATGGTGATGGTTCATCTGACAGTGATGGAACAATTGTATCTCATGAGTGGAACTTTGATGATGGGATGACAAGCACCTTAACAAACCCAACACACACCTTCTTAACTGTTGGCACTTACAACGTTTCTTTAACTGTTACGGATGATCAGGGAGCTACGAATACGGATAGAGTTACAATTACTGTAAACGATGTTGGTGAACCTCCAACTGAAATTATTTTAGATGTAAGTGGAACACTGGATAGTCAAAATACTAGAGATAGTTATGTGTTTACTGCTGAAGGAAGCGGTACCACTACAATTACTTTAACCGCCCCTAGTGCAAATGACCAAATTAATTGGACATTAACTGATATCAGTACTTCAACAAGAATTGCAAGAGGCGTTCAAAATGGAAATGTTTTTGAAGGAACACATGATTTAACTCCTGGAACAGAATATAGAGTTAGTGTATCTACTCGAGATACAGCTACCATTCCTTATAGCCTGTTAGTTACTGGTGATAGTTCGACAACTCCAACAAATGAACTACCAATTGCACAAATGAGTTTTCCAAGTAATGTTCTTGTAAACGAAACGGTTAATTTCTCAAGCGATGGTTCTAATGACCCAGACGGTACTCTGGTATCA
The window above is part of the Chengkuizengella sediminis genome. Proteins encoded here:
- a CDS encoding PKD domain-containing protein; this translates as MNSFKKLFSNTFILFLALCLLIPSVNSFAAEEKKVVKILAITTFSDLERMSNAQLIDFIINDIQNTAEDITDFRAAGADAISFYSDRSRHQALYDAIIDQSYIWTSSNDAGLVALLDVYSQGFGTAYASNDPSLDYILDLSYATDMASLVSAVLNNTNVRLGESEGDHRLITEIRYSTEYANPTADFLYDIGDLYRDYMNNVDYYTDLAVIYSDEEALLEESQELFLDLIDGINQSVSYFQPGESNAMDYMLDQISSYLFNTNDHWQFAYLTRTLLWYLEDVNWLFGNHQDNNYGHQTITDARNAQSQWSWKRYYLEYFLHDVYGQDVYGNRVNDPTPDFMNRFLPEEYVFDNGEITILAGGDISQEKIKRSYWAIKEVQSQFFRLAGTVSPVDGVGNPDDSLTAVVFNNRHEYQANWFFTHSTDGYNSRVGSGGIYYDFAGRFNSYDRVVPTDSALEFEELFRHEFTHYLVGKYLVPGLNGETPLTDYDNDYFTWFSEGIAEHLAGSTRIAVEGRETQFAEIENPPLGRFFTVDEILHPDFEVADFFDYYDYYYAFFDFLTKFNNGEYLYVLNDLIDIITANVNENTRVQNFLNYVDDLSNNTTFNRDFQNHLDDILAAYQQGEYRTVLVPDDYLENHVERSLETIQNDITNINGLNLSNVTISTDNSSRFFETFTLTGTYRGNGSNGQSDDVNEMNTIINNALIQLENSNLWSGYSTVTAYFVDHSTVGGDYEFDVVFHGLYTGEGTPPDNIPPVANATATPTTVDVDQLVSFNGDGSSDSDGTIVSHEWNFDDGMTSTLTNPTHTFLTVGTYNVSLTVTDDQGATNTDRVTITVNDVGEPPTEIILDVSGTLDSQNTRDSYVFTAEGSGTTTITLTAPSANDQINWTLTDISTSTRIARGVQNGNVFEGTHDLTPGTEYRVSVSTRDTATIPYSLLVTGDSSTTPTNELPIAQMSFPSNVLVNETVNFSSDGSNDPDGTLVSYDWNFGDGNSSTEANPAHTFTAAGTYTVRLTVTDDQGGTDTTASIITVGDTTPPGVILEENGTLDSTNTGVYYYFTAEGNGTTTITLTASSANDAITWVLYEANTGVRVDWASQNGNVHEKTMNLSPGTLYEISVYTWENLQIDYHLLVE
- the bshC gene encoding bacillithiol biosynthesis cysteine-adding enzyme BshC, with product MKTEPFYIEANQPLANDYLHHYERVNGLYDFNPLDRNSISDRLNWLETNSHLKADRNDLSACLNYFNQKIGNSELALQNIEALKESETLVVVGGQQAGLFSGPLLTIYKIITIIKQAREASRQLNRKVVPVFWIAGEDHDFDEVNHIQSLSSNLKIKKIKVIPAEEGTKSTISELKIHLDDWKQVLESISEDLIETEFKAEILDRLNSIVEHSDTLVEVFAKMMVWLFGTSGLILLDSNDEQLRQLEIPMFKKLIEQNAVFNESIIYGKKRVESLAYSPQADIHENQSNLFYIHERERLLLHRTDQGEYADKQNIVTFTEEELILLLNQHPERFSNNVFTRPIMQEYLFPVWSTVLGPSEIAYWGLLKDVFHLFDMKLPIIQPRFEYTILESTIDKHMRKYDLSMKDVLKYFEDKKKNWLLEQDELNIEQQFSDVKKSFKELYEPVLSTIENINPGMVKLGLTNKQKIIEQISFLEKRSLNAFQSQHESSIRQLDRIQLSIKPLEKPQERVYNVITYLNKYGFDWIQQLIDEPIDNDNLHSIIYLP